DNA from Parvularcula marina:
ACCCGTGCCATCAGCAGCGTTTTCGGCGGGGCGGGCCTTGCCAATTTCGCGCTGGTCGCGGTCTTTGCGCTCGCGGCCTTCCGTCGGGAGGATTACACGCTTTGGCTCTTCTACCCGGTCAGCGTCTGCGCCCTGCAAGGGGCCGTCTGGTATGCCGCCGCCGTCATGCGGCGGCGCTGGTGGATGGGATTTGTCGCGGCTGGTTGGCTCGTCTCAGCCGTCGTTGCCAGCCTCTTCACAGAGATGCCGCAGCATTACCTCCTTGTCCTGACCATTGCGCTCTTCGTCCTAATGGCGTTTCCGGGCTATGCGTTCATGCGGATCAGCCGGACTGAGGAGGCCAGCGCGTAAACGTGGCCGACTCAAGCATCGAAAAGATTGACGACATTATCCACGGTCGTCTGCGTATGGGCATCATGGCCTATCTGATCAATGCTGATGCCGCTTCCTTCAGTGAGCTGAAAGAGGCGCTGTCCGCCTCTCAGGGCAATCTGTCCGTGCAGATCAGGAAGCTGGAGGATGCAGGTTATATCTCCGTTGATAAGCGGATCGCCGACCGAAAACCCCTGACGACCGTGCGTCTCACCGATGAAGGCGAGAAGGCGTTCAAGGAATATATCAAGGCGCTGACGGATGTGCTCGGCCTGCCGCCAAAGACGTAAGCTCTGATCAGAGCTCTTTCGTCATGCACATGCTGAAGCCGTTGTCCTCATACTCGCCAAAGGGTGGACATTCGACAAACCCGAACTTGCGATAAAGCGCGTGCGCGGCATGAAAGGGCGCCGTCCGGCCAGTCTCAAGACTGATCCGCGTAGCGCCATCATCAGTCGCAATCTCAAGAAGATGCGCAAGAATCATCCGGGCGACACCGCGGCGGAGTTGATCAGGCGCCGAGCGCATCGACTTGATCTCGGCATGATCTTCACTGAGCTTTTTAACCGCGCCAATGCCGAGGAGCATCTCCCCTTCCCAGACGCTGAAGAAGCGGACACCAGGCTGACGCAAGCCTTCTTCGGGCAGGGCAAAAACCATGTCGGGCGGCGAGTTCCGCCGGGCCTCTTCAATGTGAAAGATGAGCAGCGCTTTTACCGCCGGATGATCAAGCCCGCCTTCAGTGATCTTCATCATGCCCCACCCGGCCTGAGCCCGGCAAAATCGAACAGTTCGGGATCAAGCAGATGCCCCGGACGGGTAGTGGTAAGCGCCCTGAAGATCGTCTCTTTGCGTCCCGGATGGCGCTCTTCCCACCGGGCCAGCATCTCTTTGACCTGCTGGCGCTGCAGCCCATCCTGTGAACCACACAGCGTACACGGAATGATCGGATAGGCCATGGCGCGCGCAAACTGAGCGATATCCTCCTCCCCGGCCAGCGCCAGCGGGCGCAAGGTGAGAAGATCGCCTTCATCATTCAGGAGCTTGGGCGGCATCGCCTCTAAGCGACCGCCAAAAAAGAGATTGAGGAAGAAGGTCTCAAGGATATCATCACGGTGATGGCCAAGCACGATGGCCGAACACCCCTCCTCCTGCGCCACGCGATAGAGATGCCCCCGCCGCAGACGCGAGCAGAGCGAACAGAGGGTTGCTCCCTCCGGTGTCTTCTCAATAACGGTGGAATATGTGTCTTTCGTCTCGATACGGAGTTTGATGTCGAGCGCATCAAGATAGTCCGGCAGGACATGTTTGGGGAAACCCGGCTGGCCCTGATCGAGATTGCAGGCGACCAGATCCGCCGATAACCGCCCCTGCGCGATCAGGTCGAGAAGCACCGTCAGAAGCGCATACGAGTCCTTCCCGCCTGACAGGCAGACCAGCCAGCGCGGCCGCGCCTCTCCGGCCGTCATGCCGTAGCGGTTGATCGCTTCTTCTGCCTGCCGCGCCAGACGTTTGCGCAGGCGGCGAAAGCCAACCGTGTCAGGGGCATTACTGAACAGCCGGGAAAGGGGCTTGGTGTCAGACATCATCGCGGCACATCAACATCATCAAACAATTCATCGAGCATCATCTCCTCCCGGAGACCTCTCAACAAGCAAAGAATTATCTGATGTAGATGCAGACTTCTGTCGTACCGTCAATGACAAGGCCGATATCCTCTGCCGCGACGCGCGAAATATCCGTGATCCTGCCGGGCGTGAACGGCCCCCGGTCATTGACGACGACATTGACGGAGCGATTATCATCCGTCCGCACAACACGTATTTTTGTGCCGAAGGGCAGCGTCTTGTGAGCGGCTGTATATTTCAGCGGATCATAGGGCTCGCCGCTTGAAGTCCCGTTCCCGGCGAGAGAATCCGCATAGTAGGATGCCCGGCCGCATTCAAAGGGATCCCCAGAGGGCTGCGGCACCGGCGTCTTGATGACTTCCGGTTTGCTCGTCGTCTCAGGCACAGTCTCGCGAGTGGCAGGTTTCTCGACTTGATCCGTGGCCACATCATCTGCCGCCGCCGGCAAAGATACAGGATCATTATCGATGCCGAAAAACTCCGCACCGAACGGCACGAGGAAAGCCAATCCCCCGATGATCAGGGATGCTCGTATCCGTCCAATAAAGCTCTTCACGGCCTCACCCCCGCAAAACAGGGGGCTAGAATACGCCTAAAAGGGGCTTACTGGCAAATTGGCGTTAAACTATCACAGACCAGGCGGCCTCATCGCCGACCACCGTCATCCACTCGCGGATCGACCAGGAGGTCACAAGACCGTTGGTGACGTAAGGATCTGCCTGAACAAAAGCCCGTACATCACTGTCATCAGGGCATTTGAAGATCAGAACTGCCTTATCCGCAGGGTCGACCAGGGCTCCCCCTAGCACGAGCCTCCCATCGGAAGCGTAGAGCTGCGCGAGGCCGAGATGTTCAGCCCGATAGCCGCCACGACGATCAAGATAATCGCTCGACAGCTCATAAGTCAGGAGGAAATGTTTATCGTCAGTCATCTCCTCCATCTAGGGACGGAGGAGATGATCGCCAAGTTGTGATTAGCGGGCCGCGTCGAGCTTCCGCTCGATCAGGGGCTGGATCGCCTGCTCGAGCTTCACGCTCTCTGTTGCTGGGCGCAGACCGCCCTTAGGGCGTTCCTGAATGGCAATGACACCATAATAGCCGCGCCCCATGTCGATCCAAGGAGTCCAGCCGAATGCGCCGGGGCTTGAGACGATCGGAGTTTGGGCACAGCTCTCCGTAAACGTCCCATCACATTCAACCCACATGCCATGCGCATAGTGCCAGTCGAGCCCTTCCGTCCCGGCGGTCACCGGCCGCACTTCAAACCGCGCATCCGCCGTGCGGTCCTTCGTCCAGTCATCAAGATCCGTGACAATCTTCCCTTCAAGGATCGATTGAAGAAGGCGCGCTGTATCTTCCGCCGTTGACCTGGCCCCACCGGAGGCACGCGCGTTTTGCGGGCTCGGTGCGATGAATTGCGTCTTGGCGCTCAACCCGGCAGGCCGGGCGACAGTTTCGCGGAACAGCTGGTGATAGGCTTTGCCCGTTGCCTGTTCGGCCATGGCGGCGGCAATCTGCATATGAGCCGGGCCATAGAAAAAGGCTTCACCCGGCGCTGTGCCCTGTCCCTTATTATAGAACTCCATGGCGCAGGCATCGACCGAACTCTTCCGGTCACGGATGCATCCGCGCGACTCCGCGCCATCATTAAACCCGGAGGTGAAGGCGAGAAGCTGGCTGAGCGTGACGTCCGAGCGGGGATCCGCCGGATCTTTCGTCCACCAGTCGAGATAATCCTGCGGCTGATCATCCCATGACATCACCCCTTCTTCTACGAGGCGGGTGAAGGTCAGCCCGGTCAGCATCTTGCTCGCCGAGGCGATGAAATACGCCTCATCACGGGGCAGATTGCCTTTCTCATATTCGTAGAAAATGCCGT
Protein-coding regions in this window:
- a CDS encoding winged helix-turn-helix domain-containing protein, producing MADSSIEKIDDIIHGRLRMGIMAYLINADAASFSELKEALSASQGNLSVQIRKLEDAGYISVDKRIADRKPLTTVRLTDEGEKAFKEYIKALTDVLGLPPKT
- a CDS encoding GNAT family N-acetyltransferase, whose product is MMKITEGGLDHPAVKALLIFHIEEARRNSPPDMVFALPEEGLRQPGVRFFSVWEGEMLLGIGAVKKLSEDHAEIKSMRSAPDQLRRGVARMILAHLLEIATDDGATRISLETGRTAPFHAAHALYRKFGFVECPPFGEYEDNGFSMCMTKEL
- the ttcA gene encoding tRNA 2-thiocytidine(32) synthetase TtcA; its protein translation is MMSDTKPLSRLFSNAPDTVGFRRLRKRLARQAEEAINRYGMTAGEARPRWLVCLSGGKDSYALLTVLLDLIAQGRLSADLVACNLDQGQPGFPKHVLPDYLDALDIKLRIETKDTYSTVIEKTPEGATLCSLCSRLRRGHLYRVAQEEGCSAIVLGHHRDDILETFFLNLFFGGRLEAMPPKLLNDEGDLLTLRPLALAGEEDIAQFARAMAYPIIPCTLCGSQDGLQRQQVKEMLARWEERHPGRKETIFRALTTTRPGHLLDPELFDFAGLRPGGA
- a CDS encoding septal ring lytic transglycosylase RlpA family protein, yielding MKSFIGRIRASLIIGGLAFLVPFGAEFFGIDNDPVSLPAAADDVATDQVEKPATRETVPETTSKPEVIKTPVPQPSGDPFECGRASYYADSLAGNGTSSGEPYDPLKYTAAHKTLPFGTKIRVVRTDDNRSVNVVVNDRGPFTPGRITDISRVAAEDIGLVIDGTTEVCIYIR
- a CDS encoding YciI-like protein, which encodes MTDDKHFLLTYELSSDYLDRRGGYRAEHLGLAQLYASDGRLVLGGALVDPADKAVLIFKCPDDSDVRAFVQADPYVTNGLVTSWSIREWMTVVGDEAAWSVIV
- a CDS encoding serine hydrolase domain-containing protein — protein: MPTRNRVSLLLLGLATGMVSACAASGEAASSQMPAASSLPAATEWRDVDAAIEAAPFENIRVIIGTTDGIFYEYEKGNLPRDEAYFIASASKMLTGLTFTRLVEEGVMSWDDQPQDYLDWWTKDPADPRSDVTLSQLLAFTSGFNDGAESRGCIRDRKSSVDACAMEFYNKGQGTAPGEAFFYGPAHMQIAAAMAEQATGKAYHQLFRETVARPAGLSAKTQFIAPSPQNARASGGARSTAEDTARLLQSILEGKIVTDLDDWTKDRTADARFEVRPVTAGTEGLDWHYAHGMWVECDGTFTESCAQTPIVSSPGAFGWTPWIDMGRGYYGVIAIQERPKGGLRPATESVKLEQAIQPLIERKLDAAR